In Alteromonas mediterranea DE, a single genomic region encodes these proteins:
- a CDS encoding MerR family transcriptional regulator gives MRVKQIADALEISADSVRYYTRIGFLVPSKSHNGYKYYRPADVTRLRFILSARSLGFSINDIKEILFTSSQTNAPCPTVRRLIEQRLKETEQRYQDMHELRLRMRKAISEWENTPDQHPTADTICHLIEGFTSLKS, from the coding sequence ATGCGCGTTAAACAAATTGCAGATGCACTAGAGATTAGCGCGGACAGCGTACGGTATTACACGCGCATTGGTTTTTTGGTGCCAAGTAAATCGCACAATGGTTACAAGTATTACAGGCCCGCTGATGTGACACGACTACGGTTTATTTTAAGCGCGCGTTCATTAGGTTTCTCTATCAATGATATTAAGGAAATTCTGTTCACGTCATCACAAACCAACGCGCCATGCCCGACGGTTCGGCGCCTTATTGAACAAAGGTTGAAAGAAACTGAACAGCGGTATCAGGACATGCATGAGCTAAGACTGCGCATGCGAAAAGCAATCTCAGAATGGGAAAATACACCGGATCAGCATCCAACGGCCGATACGATTTGCCATTTGATTGAAGGTTTCACATCACTTAAATCATAA
- a CDS encoding heavy metal translocating P-type ATPase, translating to MNSKTDDAKIHSCCGGDKKVSTASKAVESETNTEQVSASSGELQLNIQGASCASCVSKIEAALKQVSGVTNAEMNFAERSVLVMGSSSSHALIKAVEQAGYNATLANTDSDEAAIEEKEQADWAYYKKLMRDMVIALSLGVPLMLYGLVTGEMSVNTTTERIVWLIVGIMTLGVMVFSGRHFYVGAWNSFKNHAANMDTLIALGTGTAWLYSMVVVFFPGYVPEMARHVYFEATAMIIGLINLGLALEIKARGKTSEAIKRLIGLQAKTARVIRDGHDIDIPIEDVLLNDLIRVRPGERISVDGLVVEGQTSIDESMLTGEPMPIEKRKDDEVVAGTINKSGSIVFRAERVGKDTALAQIINMVKRAQNSKPPIGRLADMISAYFVPVVMIIAVISALAWLNYGPSPEVAFAIVSATTVLIIACPCALGLATPMSVMVGVGKAAEAGVLIRNGEALQSASKITTMVLDKTGTITEGAPKVTDVVIASDHSHNDVLSLAASLESGSEHPLAMAIVESAKEQGVPIHSVTDFQSIAGKGVEAMLNSQRLLFGNEKLMIDQGIELHHYIDKAQRLAADAKTPMYFAIDSTLVAVIAVADPIKSDSIDAIKRLQHNGIRVVMLTGDNRLTAKAVARKAGIADYVAEVMPEDKANKILELQREGEIVGMTGDGINDAPALAHANVGFAIGTGTDVAIESADITLMRGSLHGLADAIAVSKATLRNIKQNLFGAFIYNVAGIPFAAGLFYPFLGILLNPVIAGAAMAFSSLTVVTNANRLRLFKAKEH from the coding sequence ATGAATTCAAAAACGGACGATGCGAAAATTCATTCGTGTTGTGGCGGTGACAAAAAAGTATCAACCGCTAGTAAGGCGGTCGAGAGTGAAACAAATACTGAGCAAGTCTCTGCGTCTTCGGGTGAGCTACAACTCAATATCCAAGGTGCAAGTTGCGCCAGTTGTGTGTCTAAAATTGAAGCGGCCTTAAAACAGGTCTCGGGTGTCACCAATGCTGAGATGAATTTTGCTGAACGCTCGGTGTTGGTGATGGGCAGTTCATCCTCCCACGCATTGATTAAGGCGGTAGAGCAAGCTGGGTATAACGCAACATTAGCGAATACGGATTCAGATGAGGCTGCCATTGAAGAAAAGGAACAGGCGGACTGGGCATATTATAAAAAACTAATGCGAGACATGGTCATTGCATTATCTCTTGGTGTGCCACTGATGCTTTATGGCTTGGTGACGGGGGAAATGAGCGTCAACACGACCACTGAGCGGATCGTGTGGTTGATTGTAGGGATCATGACATTGGGTGTTATGGTGTTTTCTGGTCGGCATTTTTATGTAGGTGCTTGGAACTCCTTTAAAAATCACGCCGCGAACATGGATACTTTGATTGCATTGGGGACAGGAACAGCCTGGTTGTACTCTATGGTCGTTGTGTTTTTCCCCGGATATGTGCCTGAAATGGCGCGGCATGTCTATTTTGAAGCAACAGCCATGATAATTGGTCTCATTAATTTAGGCTTAGCGCTTGAGATAAAAGCACGCGGTAAAACGTCCGAGGCAATTAAACGACTGATTGGTTTACAAGCCAAAACAGCTCGCGTCATTCGTGATGGGCATGATATAGATATTCCGATTGAAGATGTTCTGCTAAATGATCTTATCCGGGTTCGCCCTGGGGAGCGCATCTCTGTTGATGGCTTAGTTGTCGAGGGCCAGACAAGTATTGATGAATCAATGCTAACGGGTGAACCCATGCCCATAGAAAAACGAAAAGACGATGAGGTCGTTGCCGGCACGATAAACAAATCAGGCTCTATCGTCTTTCGAGCAGAGCGCGTGGGAAAAGATACCGCGCTTGCTCAAATTATTAACATGGTAAAACGCGCACAAAATTCTAAACCGCCTATTGGTCGATTAGCTGATATGATTTCCGCCTATTTTGTACCGGTCGTCATGATCATTGCCGTGATCAGTGCGCTGGCCTGGTTGAATTATGGTCCATCTCCTGAAGTAGCTTTTGCAATCGTTTCTGCGACCACAGTACTGATTATTGCCTGCCCTTGCGCCTTGGGTTTGGCCACACCGATGTCGGTGATGGTCGGTGTGGGAAAGGCGGCTGAAGCGGGGGTTCTTATCCGAAACGGCGAAGCGCTGCAATCTGCATCAAAAATAACCACTATGGTTCTAGATAAAACAGGCACTATTACTGAGGGGGCCCCTAAAGTAACAGATGTCGTTATAGCTTCAGATCATAGTCACAACGATGTGCTTTCTTTGGCGGCTAGCCTTGAGTCTGGTTCTGAGCATCCACTTGCCATGGCGATCGTTGAATCTGCAAAGGAGCAAGGTGTGCCGATCCATTCCGTTACTGATTTTCAGTCCATTGCGGGGAAGGGGGTTGAAGCCATGCTAAATTCTCAACGCCTGCTATTTGGAAATGAAAAATTGATGATAGACCAAGGGATCGAGCTTCATCATTACATCGACAAAGCGCAGAGGTTAGCAGCGGATGCAAAGACCCCTATGTATTTTGCTATTGATTCTACATTAGTTGCCGTAATTGCCGTCGCTGACCCAATAAAATCTGACTCAATAGATGCGATAAAGCGGCTACAGCATAACGGGATACGAGTTGTGATGTTAACCGGGGATAATCGACTGACCGCAAAAGCCGTCGCCCGAAAAGCGGGGATTGCAGATTACGTTGCCGAAGTGATGCCGGAAGATAAGGCAAACAAAATACTTGAGCTTCAACGTGAAGGCGAAATTGTGGGTATGACCGGTGATGGCATAAATGACGCACCGGCCCTTGCTCATGCCAACGTCGGCTTTGCGATTGGGACTGGGACTGATGTAGCGATCGAAAGTGCGGATATAACGTTGATGCGCGGCTCCCTACATGGGTTAGCGGATGCAATTGCCGTGAGCAAAGCAACACTGCGTAACATCAAGCAAAACCTCTTTGGCGCATTTATTTATAATGTCGCCGGAATACCATTTGCGGCAGGCCTCTTTTATCCATTCTTAGGGATACTGCTTAACCCAGTCATTGCTGGTGCAGCGATGGCATTCTCATCACTAACGGTGGTGACCAATGCTAACCGATTACGTCTATTTAAAGCGAAAGAGCACTAG
- a CDS encoding cupredoxin domain-containing protein — translation MMIWINLAGLILIGLIVWWFWLYKAQSTQIKDGSIKVLVKDGVYQPANITVPAHQSVQLMFVREDATPCAETLLIPELDINETLALNKRVTVTIPASSAGVYPFHCQMQMYRGTLVIK, via the coding sequence ATGATGATATGGATTAATTTAGCAGGGCTTATCCTGATTGGGCTTATTGTTTGGTGGTTTTGGCTTTACAAAGCACAATCAACCCAGATAAAAGACGGCAGTATCAAAGTCCTTGTAAAAGACGGCGTGTATCAGCCTGCCAATATCACGGTGCCGGCGCATCAGTCCGTTCAGCTTATGTTCGTCAGAGAAGATGCAACGCCCTGTGCAGAAACGTTATTGATCCCGGAGTTGGATATCAATGAAACATTAGCGCTTAACAAGCGAGTGACGGTCACTATTCCTGCTTCCAGTGCCGGCGTTTACCCATTTCATTGTCAGATGCAAATGTATCGTGGCACGTTGGTGATCAAGTGA
- a CDS encoding DUF2933 domain-containing protein, which yields MNKQKVPFWRTPSGWSAIGLITAASYFLLVEHGEHVFRYLPYLILLLCPVMHIFMHGSHGKGHETHDHTEKTFKEQTEDNEQYRKGYIEGLEQARKGKHKTENNNAR from the coding sequence ATGAATAAACAAAAAGTCCCCTTTTGGCGCACACCCAGTGGTTGGTCTGCCATAGGCCTTATTACCGCCGCGAGCTACTTCTTGCTGGTTGAGCATGGTGAGCATGTGTTTAGGTATTTACCTTACTTGATCTTGTTGTTGTGCCCTGTCATGCACATTTTTATGCACGGCAGTCATGGCAAAGGACATGAAACACATGATCACACCGAAAAGACATTTAAAGAACAAACCGAGGACAATGAGCAATATCGAAAAGGCTATATCGAAGGGTTAGAGCAGGCCCGTAAAGGAAAACATAAAACGGAGAATAATAATGCACGGTGA
- a CDS encoding methyltransferase family protein: MHGDSDYGLWALVIINSAIFIFFAFSFIKPKSKTDWRSLGVFSAFIVALFTEMYGFPLTIYFLSGWLAESYPGVDFLAHENGHLWHTLLGLSGDAHWDVLHILSNVIIILGFLLLSASWNVLHHAQKSHSLATTGWYARCRHPQYVAFILIMFGFLLQWPTLPTLLMFPILIVVYARLATREEQQAESEFGDSYRHYKQTTPGWFPRMGISNVSSTN, from the coding sequence ATGCACGGTGATTCTGATTATGGGCTCTGGGCACTAGTCATCATAAACTCAGCCATTTTTATCTTTTTTGCGTTTAGTTTCATCAAGCCGAAGTCGAAAACAGATTGGCGAAGCTTAGGTGTATTTTCCGCTTTTATCGTGGCCTTATTTACCGAAATGTATGGTTTCCCCCTGACAATATACTTCTTGTCAGGGTGGTTAGCGGAAAGTTATCCAGGGGTAGACTTTTTAGCGCATGAAAATGGTCACTTGTGGCATACCTTGCTAGGGCTATCCGGCGATGCTCACTGGGATGTTTTACACATCTTAAGTAATGTCATCATCATTTTAGGTTTCCTTTTACTATCCGCTTCTTGGAATGTCCTACACCACGCGCAAAAATCGCATAGTTTAGCCACTACTGGTTGGTACGCGCGCTGCAGGCATCCTCAATATGTTGCATTTATACTGATCATGTTTGGCTTTTTGTTGCAATGGCCAACACTGCCAACCTTACTTATGTTTCCAATTCTTATTGTCGTTTATGCTCGACTCGCCACGCGAGAAGAGCAGCAAGCTGAATCCGAGTTTGGTGATAGCTACAGACACTATAAACAAACGACGCCAGGTTGGTTTCCCCGTATGGGTATTTCAAACGTTTCAAGCACTAATTAA
- the tnpC gene encoding IS66 family transposase has protein sequence MKTRSISHLSPSEIEAAFAHQADEIAQLKQQLDWLKRQLFGRKSEKVLADNPAQSSLFDEGETLTLPAETKPVKAHTRSSQKQRRDSDLNDEGLRFDETVPQQIIDIPAPELQGADADQYELVDTKETCRLAQQPGSYVVLRFRRQVVRHKTTQTIKDTPAPGNVLEGCYCDVSLLAGLMVDKAVYHLPLHRQHQRMLDSGITLSRATLINWIQKGIELLRPIAKAQWQHILQSKILAMDEVPIKAGRTKGAGRKLGHMKQTYFWPLYGDSDEVAFTWSNSRGMLHAQAQLQDFTGTLLTDGYAAYTKTVEQLNQYEQQIVHAACWVHMRRGFEKALDSEPHTAQQALDIIATLYRHEKHIRHKQLDLADIHAYRQQHSEPLVTDFFRWVYQQRQRTDLLPKSPFAKALHYAHERESQLKVFLSNPALPMDTNHLERALRVIPMGRKNYLFCWSELGAEQLGILQSLMVTCRLQGVNPYHYLVDVLQRVALHPARDVIDLTPRLWKQKYNQNRLVSDVKILTSQH, from the coding sequence ATGAAAACACGCTCTATTAGTCACCTTTCACCGTCTGAAATTGAGGCTGCCTTTGCTCATCAAGCCGATGAAATTGCGCAACTCAAGCAGCAACTCGACTGGCTTAAACGTCAGTTGTTCGGGCGTAAGTCTGAAAAGGTGTTAGCGGATAATCCGGCGCAGAGCAGTTTGTTTGATGAGGGGGAAACCCTCACCTTACCGGCAGAAACAAAACCGGTGAAGGCACATACTCGTTCCTCACAAAAGCAACGTCGCGACTCGGATTTGAATGATGAAGGCCTGCGTTTTGATGAGACAGTGCCGCAACAGATTATTGATATACCTGCGCCAGAATTACAGGGGGCGGATGCCGACCAGTATGAATTAGTGGATACCAAAGAAACCTGTCGCTTAGCACAACAGCCTGGCAGTTATGTGGTATTGAGATTCCGTCGACAGGTCGTGCGTCATAAAACCACGCAAACCATTAAGGATACCCCAGCGCCAGGCAATGTGCTGGAAGGCTGTTACTGCGATGTCTCACTGCTCGCCGGACTGATGGTTGATAAAGCGGTGTATCACTTACCGCTTCACCGCCAACATCAACGGATGCTGGATAGCGGTATTACCCTTAGCCGGGCCACCTTAATCAACTGGATACAAAAAGGCATTGAGCTGCTTCGACCCATCGCCAAAGCCCAGTGGCAACACATTCTGCAAAGTAAAATACTGGCCATGGATGAAGTGCCCATTAAAGCAGGTCGCACTAAAGGCGCTGGCCGAAAACTCGGACACATGAAACAAACCTACTTCTGGCCCCTGTACGGTGACAGTGATGAAGTGGCGTTTACCTGGAGTAACAGCCGGGGTATGTTGCATGCCCAAGCACAGTTACAGGACTTTACCGGCACCTTGCTCACCGATGGTTATGCCGCCTACACCAAAACGGTTGAACAATTAAATCAATACGAACAACAGATTGTGCATGCAGCCTGTTGGGTACACATGCGCAGGGGCTTTGAAAAAGCCCTCGACAGTGAGCCGCACACCGCGCAGCAGGCACTGGATATCATCGCCACGCTTTACCGGCATGAAAAACACATCAGGCATAAACAATTAGACCTGGCCGATATCCATGCTTACCGGCAACAACACAGCGAACCCTTAGTCACTGACTTCTTCCGGTGGGTTTATCAACAACGACAGCGCACTGATTTACTCCCCAAGTCTCCCTTCGCCAAGGCACTCCATTATGCGCATGAACGAGAAAGCCAACTCAAGGTGTTCCTGAGCAATCCAGCTCTACCCATGGATACCAATCATCTTGAGCGGGCACTGCGTGTTATTCCCATGGGGAGAAAAAACTATTTGTTCTGCTGGTCTGAACTTGGCGCTGAACAGCTGGGCATACTGCAAAGCCTGATGGTGACTTGCCGCCTGCAAGGCGTTAATCCCTACCATTATCTGGTGGATGTATTACAACGCGTGGCATTACATCCGGCCAGGGACGTAATCGACCTCACGCCGCGGCTCTGGAAACAAAAATACAATCAAAACAGGTTAGTCAGCGATGTCAAAATACTCACTTCCCAACACTAA
- the tnpB gene encoding IS66 family insertion sequence element accessory protein TnpB (TnpB, as the term is used for proteins encoded by IS66 family insertion elements, is considered an accessory protein, since TnpC, encoded by a neighboring gene, is a DDE family transposase.) → MLPLSNGRIWLYTGNADMRKQFDGLAALVQRKLGMQAHCGDWFVFINKRRTQLKVLYYYQGGYCLWSKRLEKGTFANVSDGNTKTPLNSAQLQCLIDGIYWQKDKQNRRFN, encoded by the coding sequence ATGTTACCCTTATCTAATGGGCGTATTTGGTTGTACACCGGCAATGCCGATATGCGCAAACAGTTTGATGGGTTGGCAGCGCTGGTACAGCGCAAGTTGGGCATGCAGGCGCATTGTGGTGACTGGTTTGTGTTTATCAATAAGCGCCGTACTCAGCTGAAGGTGTTGTATTACTACCAGGGCGGTTATTGTTTGTGGAGCAAACGGTTAGAAAAAGGCACCTTCGCTAACGTGTCTGACGGCAACACCAAAACACCACTCAACAGTGCCCAGTTACAGTGTTTGATTGATGGGATTTACTGGCAAAAAGACAAACAAAACAGGCGATTTAATTAA
- the tnpA gene encoding IS66 family insertion sequence element accessory protein TnpA, with protein MATKRRTREQWQRLVDKQAASELTVSEFCAQHALTVSNFYLWRKKLSDDSQPFAQQDNWLAFDMPASGNQSIDSAWEIELVLPGGVVLRMNRAV; from the coding sequence ATGGCAACAAAAAGACGTACACGTGAGCAATGGCAAAGATTGGTTGACAAGCAAGCAGCAAGCGAGCTGACAGTCAGTGAATTTTGTGCACAGCATGCGTTAACAGTATCAAATTTTTATCTGTGGCGTAAAAAGCTGAGCGATGATAGTCAACCGTTTGCGCAGCAGGATAACTGGCTTGCTTTTGATATGCCAGCGAGCGGAAACCAGAGTATAGATTCAGCGTGGGAGATAGAACTGGTATTACCCGGTGGTGTGGTGCTGCGGATGAACCGAGCCGTCTGA
- a CDS encoding TolC family protein, which translates to MKISQFPVRKFTRAGILTSALMLSQANALAEQVTLDDAVQLTLNRHPSLLKFRPLTRALEGDRQQALLSPAYTVGANLENVMGTSSTSGVQAAEATISLSSVYELGGKKSARTLVVDARAALLDSEQYSMSLSLLGGLTQQYIRVLAQQERLQIAERSVSLAEDALTVITNRIKSGATNDAELFRAKSALNQAKLELATAKVNKEIALQSLTLFWQGNYEDITLTGSLNSPAKNYSYETLFNQFLSSSNADLLIKSLDLKDAEIQLAKSDNTADLSWSVGVRRNQGAQDTSLVFGASIPLFAEKRNSGAVKSAIASKEAELLERDTKYLDVKAILFKATKSINFSSQAALHLEKEVMPDLKRALELTKEGYQKGIYTYQEWFASRDALLQSQRSLINYREATLLNEALIEQWTGQSLKSFTFNLQD; encoded by the coding sequence ATGAAAATTTCACAGTTTCCTGTGCGCAAATTTACGCGCGCCGGAATATTGACTAGTGCATTGATGCTATCTCAAGCCAATGCATTGGCAGAACAAGTAACTTTAGATGATGCAGTTCAACTTACTCTCAACCGTCATCCAAGCTTGTTGAAATTCAGACCTCTTACTAGAGCTCTTGAGGGAGATCGCCAACAAGCTTTGCTTTCTCCAGCTTACACCGTAGGTGCTAATCTAGAAAATGTGATGGGCACAAGTTCTACTTCGGGAGTTCAAGCAGCAGAAGCAACCATCTCTCTATCTTCAGTGTATGAACTTGGTGGAAAGAAGAGTGCAAGAACACTGGTTGTGGATGCCAGAGCTGCCCTTTTAGATTCAGAGCAGTATTCAATGTCTCTCTCACTACTTGGTGGGCTCACTCAGCAGTATATTCGCGTTCTGGCACAACAGGAGCGTCTGCAAATAGCTGAGCGAAGTGTGAGCTTAGCTGAAGATGCTCTTACTGTGATCACTAATAGAATAAAAAGTGGTGCAACGAATGATGCTGAATTGTTCAGAGCTAAATCGGCTTTAAATCAAGCGAAATTAGAACTTGCGACAGCAAAGGTGAATAAAGAGATAGCCCTGCAATCTCTCACACTATTCTGGCAGGGCAATTATGAAGATATCACGCTTACTGGTTCTTTAAATTCACCCGCTAAAAATTATTCCTACGAAACACTTTTTAACCAATTCTTATCATCATCGAATGCGGATTTACTAATTAAGTCACTTGACCTGAAGGACGCTGAAATTCAGTTGGCTAAGTCTGATAATACCGCAGACCTATCTTGGTCTGTTGGTGTTAGAAGGAATCAGGGAGCTCAAGATACATCGTTAGTTTTTGGTGCCTCAATTCCACTATTTGCTGAGAAGAGGAATTCGGGTGCAGTCAAATCTGCAATTGCTAGTAAGGAGGCGGAGTTATTAGAGCGAGACACCAAGTATCTCGATGTAAAAGCGATTCTATTTAAAGCAACGAAAAGCATAAATTTTAGTTCACAGGCAGCATTGCACCTGGAAAAAGAAGTAATGCCAGATTTGAAAAGAGCATTGGAGCTGACCAAGGAGGGCTATCAAAAGGGAATTTACACTTATCAAGAATGGTTTGCTTCACGTGATGCACTTCTCCAATCTCAACGGAGTCTCATCAACTATCGCGAAGCCACCCTGCTCAATGAAGCACTTATCGAACAATGGACAGGGCAATCTCTGAAATCATTCACTTTCAATCTCCAGGATTAA
- a CDS encoding efflux RND transporter periplasmic adaptor subunit, producing MLKQILFLFLIGTVTSIATASEDVTNSNDNQNIFQKGNIKIEVSIDESPEGSVIIASTFEDGKPFIPDSFSIELQKLGSSSEKFEFQTSEGVLRSIKALSEPHSFRATIYLTDKRRKYSWEWENFEGRTQISRALTEKFQLATSEVQSGTIERHIELLGTLVIPPKNKAEVNARFSGVVETLASDVGDSVKAGDVIAKIQSNDSLQTYIVKAPISGTVVSRNVNVGQLVTSETLYKIVDAETLWAELKVFPSKRDTIKQGSYIHIKKGSRQQDAKVKFLIPSGSLEPYQIAIVEITNTEGEFSPGDMVTGVVDAQKVDVSLRVENEAIQSMDGNSVVFLNDGNTFQAVPVELGIKDDNFTEVKRGLIAGQIYVSKNSFLIKADLEKSGASHAH from the coding sequence ATGCTAAAGCAAATTTTATTTTTATTTCTTATCGGCACTGTGACATCTATCGCGACCGCAAGTGAAGATGTCACCAATTCAAATGACAACCAAAATATATTCCAGAAAGGTAACATCAAAATAGAAGTAAGTATCGATGAAAGCCCCGAGGGCTCTGTAATTATTGCCTCGACTTTTGAAGATGGGAAGCCATTTATCCCTGATTCCTTTTCTATAGAGCTACAGAAGTTAGGTTCAAGCTCAGAAAAATTTGAGTTTCAAACTTCAGAGGGGGTTTTGCGGTCAATAAAAGCTCTGTCTGAACCTCATTCTTTTAGGGCTACTATTTATCTGACTGACAAAAGACGAAAGTATTCCTGGGAGTGGGAAAACTTCGAGGGAAGAACACAGATCTCAAGAGCATTAACTGAAAAGTTTCAATTAGCAACCTCCGAAGTTCAGAGTGGGACCATTGAAAGACATATCGAATTGTTGGGTACTCTTGTAATTCCACCCAAGAACAAGGCTGAAGTTAATGCGCGGTTCTCGGGAGTTGTAGAAACTCTCGCTTCGGATGTTGGTGACAGCGTGAAGGCTGGCGATGTAATTGCAAAAATTCAATCAAATGACAGCTTACAAACCTACATCGTGAAAGCGCCAATTTCGGGTACGGTAGTAAGTCGAAATGTTAATGTTGGGCAGTTGGTTACCAGTGAAACGCTTTATAAAATAGTCGACGCTGAAACGCTTTGGGCAGAATTGAAAGTATTTCCATCCAAGCGGGATACAATAAAGCAGGGCTCTTATATCCACATAAAAAAAGGTTCCCGACAGCAAGATGCAAAGGTCAAATTTCTCATTCCGTCAGGTTCACTTGAACCTTATCAGATCGCAATTGTTGAAATCACTAATACCGAAGGAGAATTCTCCCCCGGCGATATGGTTACAGGTGTAGTTGATGCTCAGAAAGTCGATGTTTCGCTTCGCGTTGAGAATGAAGCTATCCAATCAATGGATGGTAACTCAGTTGTATTTTTAAACGATGGTAACACGTTTCAAGCTGTCCCTGTCGAGCTGGGTATAAAAGATGACAACTTCACTGAAGTAAAGCGTGGCTTAATCGCTGGTCAAATTTACGTATCAAAAAATAGCTTTCTGATAAAAGCGGATCTTGAAAAATCCGGTGCCTCTCACGCTCACTAA